Part of the Verrucomicrobiota bacterium genome, GCAGCTCGCCCTACCTTGCCTTTCGGAATCGAAGTCTGTTCCTTCATGACTGGCGGCCTGAAAGAAAGCGGAAAAGATCAACTGCGGACTCTGCCAGATTGGCATCGGCGAGCTCAAAGAAAAGCCTCGTGGACTTTTCGACATAGGCATCCGTTCGCTCAAAACCTTTCGACTTGTCCTCAAGGGCAAACTTAATGATCGAGCGAAAGTGCGCGTAAAGGAGATTTGCTACGATCGTTTTTGCGTTAATCCGCTTCGCAATCGCACCGTCACGATTCTCCTGCGCGACCTCATTCGCCCACTCCATGAAGGATCTCCGAAATCCCTGTAGAAAAAGCGGATCCCGCGAGGGATACTCCCTTGGAAACCGCGCCAGATACCAAGACCTCTGTCCCATAATCGCCTCCAAAAAAGTGTAGAAGAAAGCGAGGGACTTTTGGTGAGGTGAGTAGTCAGCATAATCCTTGTCACCGTTCAAAGTATCACGCACAAATCGGATCCGCTCTGCCCAAATTTCGGACTCGAGCGCCTCAAGCGAAGAGAACTCCTTAAAAAACTCCGACTCTTCGATGCCAATTTTTGAACAAAAAGCGTAGACCGAAGCTGGCGGTTCCCCTTCTTCAAGAACGTGGATACGATAGGCCTCGATCCACCCCTCAACCGGACTGACATTTTCCTCGCTCATCATTGAACCAAAGAACCAAAAACCCAATTACTCAAATGTTGGGGTGGGTTTGGGTCCAAAGATAGCGAACCTTACCTCCCAACTCGAAACCTCCAAAGTTAAGAAAAGAGATTGTTCAAAGTTCAGCGTTGGAAGTTTCAAGTTGAACGTTCGCGATCTCTTCGCCCACCAAATGTGGGCTCCTTCGCTAGAAGGAATCCTCTACTTCCACCACTACCTCCTTCAACCGATCCAGAAGCTCTTGCCGCCGATCCAGTTCCGAACTCATCCAACCAAACCGTTCGTCACGAAAGAGGAACTGCGCCGTTTTCAACGACTCCTCACAAACCCCCAGAGCATCTTCCAGTGTATCAACGAGACGTCCAGATACTCTCTTCATTTTGCTTCTGTAAGGCATTCCCGAGTAATTGAGGGCCGAGAACTTTGCTACGTCCTTATTGTGATCCTCAGCCACTTCTGCGAGCTCTTTCGAATCAATCGTCCCCACCATTACCCGAGTGAACGGGTCCCCGAGAATCTGACTTGTGAGTGCGACACCCTCGTCAAACACTGCGGTTGAATTATTGAACACCTTGTAAGTTTCCACGAATTCGTCGCGGGATACCTTGCGGAAGTCGATCTCCCGATCAAGGCGAAGCGCAAAGCGGCGAGGCTTTTCGTAACGGGTGTCTTCCATGGTGGCATCAGAGGAGTACTCTCCAAACTTGACGAAAGCGGACACCCCAATGGCCTCGCCTTCTTCATTCAAGACCGGCCCTCCGGAGTTTCCAGAAACGATCTCTGACGAGACCTCGATCGTCAGCGGAGAAATTCCCAGAATTTCACCATCGTCCCGTGTGATTACTCCCGTCCCCTGGCTGTTTCCAAAAACCCGGATCGCGTCACCCGTTTTACCGCTCTCCGCTAATTTTAGACCGCGTTCTACAGTCGTCACAAACCGAGCCAAATCACGGTCGACCGCGAGCTCCAGATCACCCAGCGGTACTTGTTCCCCATTGATATCGAAAGCATTCAAATTTACGGCATCACCAATCACATGCTGGTTGGTGTAGACCCAGACTCGACCCATTTCCTGCACCAGAAACCCACTTCCGCGCCCAGTGGGTGTCTCTAAGACGAGCACAGCATTGTCTGGCTCTGGAACCATAATTTCAGGCGGTACCCACAGCCGCATCCGTTCGCGGTCTTCCTCGATGAAACGGTCCAAAGGAATCAAAAACTCACGCCCGTCTTTCCTTTCTATTCGAACGCTGTCGCCATCTCGAAAAACGATACGACCCTCAAGGACACGGCCGTCAATTGATGTCCACTCTTGAAAGACACCCTCCTCGCCAAGTGAGTAGGAATAAGAGGTGAGGACAAACACAAGGGGTACGAGCCAGTGTTTCAGGCTTCCGATAAACCTCAGTTGTTCCGTCACGCTCGAAAGACTAGGTAGGATTCCCTCCGCCGCAAGACTGAAGGAAAACTACTTGCCCAAGAGAGAGTATTCTTTCGGCCAAAACCTGTTTTTCACAGCATTTCCTCCATTTTGTGACATTTAAGACACACATTTGATTGAGGATTGCCCGTTCGGATTTCGACCGCTTCGATCCGCTCAGCTAGCCCAAATCTCGGCAAGCGAAACAAAACAAATAAACCCAGAACATGAAAAACAAAACGAAGATCCTCGGTATTCTAACCGCAGGTGCGTTATTAGGAGCTTCCTCAAGTGCATTTGCGGACGAGCAGCTTCTCGATGTGTTGGTCTCCAACGGGTTCATTACCGAAGCTCAGGCGGAAAGCATGAAAGGTTCATCCGACAAAGATGCCGTTTATGTAACTCCCAAACGCTCGGATGTGAAAAAGTTGGCCATCCGCGGACGCGCTCAGTGGCAATTTGGCTACGTCTCACCCGATTCTGATATCGAAGGCGCGCCCACAAACGACTACAGCACTTTTGAGATCCGCCGCCTCCGTATCGGCACCCAAGGTGCACTCTTCCAAAACTTGTCGTTCGACATTCGCGCAAACGTCCTTCCGGAAGGAGCGGATCTCGATACCGCTGAACTGGTCTATACCGGCCTTGAAGGAATCGATATTGGCGTTGGAAAGACAAAACCAGCAATCGGTATGGAAGAGTCAACTTCGTCGACAGATATCCTCACGGTTGAACGTTCTTACCCGGCGAACTTTTTCGCAGTCGATAAGAATGTGGGGATCTGGGCAGAGGGAGATGCCGGCCCGGTTGGGCTGAACGTCGGAATCTTCAACGGGGAAAACGAGAACGAAAACGCTCTAGATTCGGACAATGACTCTCACTTCCTTTACATCCTACGCGCAGGATTTGATGCCGGTGACTATCTTCCTGACGATATGGAAGGCGGAATCTTCTTCGAAACCGTCCAGAACCAAGACAACGACAGCGAAGAGGCTTATCAGTTTGAGCAAGCTTACTCAATCGGTGCTGAAATTGAGGTTGGTCCTTTCGGTTTGATGGGTAACTACCTTTGGGGAACTCTCACTGAGGACGACAATGACGTATTCGGATTCGTTGTCATGCCTTGGTTCTACGTGACCGAAAAGTTACAGCTGGTTGCACAGTACAACTATCTTGAGTCCGACGAGGGCAACGCCATCGGCGTTCAGTCGCGCTACATTGGACGGGCTGCGATTGACGACCAGAGCGATGTAGACGCTGACGAAGGGAATGAGTGGCAGGCTGTATACCTTGGTGCGAATTATTATATTGCCGGAAACAACTTGAAGCTTATGGGCGGTGTTGAGTGGGCAGAACTCACCAACACTGACGACGTGACCGCTGTCGAAGCGATTACCGTTTACGGTGCGCTGCGGATGCGCTTCTAAAGAGATTCAATTCTGCCGATCAGTTGGATAAACCCACGGCGGGCCGGTGAAAGCCGGTCCGCCTTTTTCTTAAAAAGATCGAACAAAGCACGTTGCGATGGCTCTGAGTCCGTTTCCAGGGCACTTCGACCCAACCCATTGTTATCCCGAATTCAGGATTACTTCTTTGCTTCAACTGCCCACTGATAGACGTTTTCGTAGTCTTTGGCAGAGCTTGCCCACGAAGCATCCCGCTTCATCCCATTCTCCTGCAGGGTTTTAATTTCCTCAGGGGCGTGTTTCCAAAGAGTGGTAGCTTCCAGAATCTTTTCGAGCAACGGTCGAGGATGGGGATCGTCGAAGAGAAAGCCGGTCGCTCCATCCGTTCGATAGGGAACTACCGTATCCGCAAGGCCTCCAGTCCTTCGAACGACTGGTATCGTTCCATATCGCATCGCATACTGCTGCCCAAGTCCGCAGGGCTCAAATCGGCTTGGCATGATAAAGAAATCGCTCCCAGCGATGATTTCGTGAGCAAGTGCCTCATCGAATCCAATCGTTGCAGAGATCAGACCCGGGTGGCGTGAGGCTGCTTCCTGAAAACAGCGTTCCTCCCATGCTTCTCCCGAACCTAGGATCGCCAGTTGCATTCTTCCTTGATCGACCATCCGCTCCACTACAGAGGCCAAGAGATCAAGACCTTTTTGATGGAACAGGCGGGAGACCACGCCGAACAAAGGGATGTCGTCCCTGAGCTCGAGTCCCAATCGCCTTTGGAGCAACGCTTTCAAACGGCGTTTGCCAGTAAGATCTTCAAAAGAAAAGTAGTGATCTTTGAGAAATGGGTCCACCTCAGGGTTCCAAACTTCGGTATCTATCCCATTGAGGACACCGATTAAATCACCTCCCTTAAACCGGAGGACGGAATCCAGTCCAAATCCTCCTTCGGGTGATCGGATTTCCTCCGCATAAGTCGGACTTACCGTCGTGATTTTGGTCGCGTGATAAAGCCCACCTTTCATCCAGTTCATCCCACCATAGGATTCGAGCCCATCCTCCCTAAATACAGACTCAGGGAGCCCAGTGTAGGGAAACACCGAGTAAGGAAAATGGCCTTGGTGCTCAAGGCTATGTATCGTCAATACGGAGGCAGTCCTTGCCAACGGAATCCCCCGATAAAGTGTGTTGAGATAAACCGGGACGAGGCAGGTAGTCCAATCGTGGCAATGCACCACGTCCGGGATCCACCCGAGAAACGAACAAATCTCCAACGAGGCCCTTGCGAAGAACGCGAACCTCTCGCCGTTATCCTCATGAGCACCCCAGGGACCGTGGTAAACTTCTCCCCTCGCAAAGAACTGCTCGTACTCGATGAAGTAGAGCGGCACTTGCCCCCGATCATCCAGAAAGGTCTCCCAAACTGCTGCATAGTGGGTTTCGAAGCCACTCGGAACAAAGAGTATCCCATCCCTCCTGTTCCAACTTGACTCTACCGATAGGCCTCCATGGCGAGGACAAACGACCCTTACATCGTGACCCAAAGCGGCCAACGCCTTTGGAAGTGCACCCACAACGTCAGCCAGACCACCCTCTTTAATAAAAGGGCTGACCTCCGGAGAGATCATTAGGATTCTCATGCTTACGTTTTAGGCTGCTCCGAGGAAGTGGGATCCTTTCCATCGTCAGGATCATCTTCCGTAAACGTTTCGAGGTTCAACCTCAGGTTGAAAAGCGGAAGAAGGATCAAGAGACCGACACAGGTAAAGCCTAGAACTGCATAGCCTGTCACATCATGGACCGTTCCTGCAATCGCGTCGGAACCGTACAAATGTGCCCAAGTAGTGAGAAAGAGGCTGCGGAAAATGTTCATGATGAACGCGAACAACATCGCACAGGCGACCAACAGAATTTTCTTCCACCACTTATTCAGAAAGACCGCAGCGAGGAACGACCCTGCAAACAAGCACGCCATCAAAGAACGAATACCGGAACAGGCTTCTTCTACACCAACCCGCCCTTTTTCGAGTATCAGCACATTTCCCTGACGTTCTAATGGAATGCCGAGTATATCGAAGGTGTTGAACACTATAATTGTCACCTTATTCAAAAGGAAAAGGCTCACCCGGCGTTCCGCAAAATCAAACATGGGGATCGAGAGTGCCCATATCAAGGCAGGGAATACGAAGAGGCCGGCAAAAAGGAAACGCTGCTTGGCCGAGACTGTCGTTCCCGGCTCGCGGTTCAGCCAACCTGCTCCGACAAAAGCGATTGAAAGACAGGTCGCGGCAAAACCATAGGCGAGAGCTTGTCCTCCGGGGACCAGAGGATTATTTGCAATCGCCTGAAGGAATCCACCGAGAAAAAATAGACCCAGCCCTGCAAAAGCAGTGCACCACGCCAAGAAAACCAAAATGACCGATATCGGTGCTTCTTTGCTTGGAACTGGAGAACAAACCTCACCATTCCACTCCCGTTTAAGGAGAAAAGCGCGGATCCTCGGCCACCTTTCATACACCACGTAACCAACGAAAAAAGGAACAATGAACCCAAAACTGTAGTCTTCCCGATCGGCCCACCATTTGAACTGGTCAAAAACCAGGTAGACTGCCATCGCGATCAAAAGAACCCCCGTGCTGCGCAGATAAAGCGGAAGCAGCGATAGAGAACGATCAGGAGTATTTAAAGCTTTCATTGGAAAAACCGTAAACGATCAAAATCCTGACAAATCGCGTCGAAGACAAGACCGGAACCAGTCGGATTTTCGTTATCGATATTAAAGTCGGGCTTTAAAAAGAAACCTCTGGGTAGGGCGTAGTCCCGCGGACGCGGGACAAGCCGGGCGACTCGAAAACAAATCCCCGTTTCTGGTTCAACCATCGCGGCTTGTCCCGATGAATCGGGACTACGCCCTTCCCAAACGCGACAAAACAAAAAGCTAGCCATTGAATGACCAAGAGTATCGACTCGTCTACTGAAGATTATGGTTCGCTACATCATTCCTCACTCATTACCGGGAGAGCGGGAAAGGCTGGAAATGTTTGCTTCCATGCTCGATACGAACCTCTTCTTTCGACTGGGAGAGATCGGCGTAAAGCCCGGATGGAAATGTCTTGAAGCCGGGGCCGGCATTGGAACCGTCTCACAATGGCTTTCCGAGCAGGTTGGGCCGAAAGGCGAGGTCACGGTCTCTGATCTCGACACCAAATTCATCAATGAACTCGCTGGAGGGAATCTCAAGGTGCGCCAGCTTGACCTGCAGACTGATTTCCTCGGAGAGGGTTACGACCTGATCGTGACTAGGAATTGCCTTCATCACCTTCCGATGCGCTACGATATCATCTCGCGGATGGCAGAAGCCCTGAATCCGGGCGGATGGCTCGTCCTCGAAGAACCGGACTTTTATCCAGTCCACACTACGCTAAATTCGGCGGTCCAATCGTTCTGGACTGGGTTTCTCGAATGGTCTGAGAATCGAAGCGTCGACTACAAAATCGGGCGTCGGTTAGGTCCGTGGTTGAGCGAGCAGGGATTGGTCGATATTTCCGTCAATGGAGACACCAAAACCTTTCAGGGCGGCTCCGATCTCTCCAAGTTCTGGATTCAGACCTACACCGAGCTGAAATCCCAACTTCTATCAACAGGGTTTTTGTCCGAAGAGGTCTTCGACGCTGCCATGGCACATTTCTCCGACCCAAAAGCCTGGGTGACCCAGTGCAGCTTTGTGATTGGAGCAGGAAAGAAGCGGTCTTCCTAAATTCTTTGCTTACCGCTTACACCGAAGACGACGTCTCCTGACGGAAAGTAAGCTCCTTCTCGTCGGGATCCACATCGATCTGGATCGGTTCTCCGGTTTTGATCGAGCCAGCGAGAATAGACTCAGCGAGGCCGTCCTCAATATGGCGCTCGATTGCACGCCGAAGCGGTCGGGCCCCGTATTTCTCATCGTAGCCCTCCTCGAGTAGGAAGTCTTTCGCTGCGTCAGAGAGCTCAAAGGTAATCCCCCGGTCAGCCAACCGCTTCGATACCGCTCCGAGCTCTAGATCTACGATCGCCCTCATGTGCGCTCGATCCAAAGGCTGAAAGATGATCAGCTCATTCAAACGGTTCAAAAACTCGGGCTTAAACAACCGTTTCGTTTCATCAAGAATCCGGTCGCGTGCCTTTTCGAAGTCTGCAGTTGTGTCCTCCGAACCAAAACCCATTGAAGAGTTCTTCTGGAGAATCTCCGCACCCACGTTTGAGGTCATAATCAAAATCGTGTTTCTGAAGTCGACCTTTCGGCCAAGGCTATCTGTGAGTCGACCCTCTTCCAAGACCTGCAACAGAAGCTGGACCACATCCGGGTGCGCTTTTTCGATTTCGTCTAGTAGAATCACTGAATAGGGACGACGGCGGATCGCCTCGGTAAGCTGCCCTCCTTCTTCATAACCGACGTAACCCGGAGGAGACCCGATCAACCGTGAAACAGAGAACTTCTCCATATATTCCGACATATCCACTTGGATGATCGCATCCGAGCTTCCAAACATGGATTCCGCAAGAGTCTTAGCGAGGTGAGTCTTTCCCACACCCGTCGGCCCGAGGAACATAAACGAGCCTATTGGGCGGCGAGGATCCTTAAGGTCTGCACGAGAACGTCTCAACGCCCGCGAGATCGCAACGGTGGCAGGGTCCTGACCGATCACCTGCTCCTGTAGGTCTTTCTCCAAATGAAGAAGTTTCGCACTGTCCTTCTCCTCCATCCGAGTGAGAGGGATCCCCGTCCAATCCGAAACGACGTGAAGGATGTCATCCTCTCCAACGGTAATCTGCTGCTCCTCCCGGCTCTTTTTCCACTCTTCAAGCTTCTCCTCACGTTCCTTGCGGAGGCGCTTTTCTTCATCGCGAAAACGAGCTGCGTCCTCAAAGTTTTGTGCACTAATGGCCTCTTCCTTCCGGGTGCACACTCCTTCGATCCGGTCTGAGAATTCTTCGATTTCCGGAGGTCTTTTCAATGAGTTGATCCGTGCCCTCGCCCCGGACTCGTCAATCACGTCGATTGCCTTGTCTGGCAGAAACCGTCCAGTGATGTATCGGTCTGAAAGCTTGGTCGCTGTTTCGATCGCCTCATCTGTGAACTCGACCTTATGGTGCTCCTCGTACTTGACCCGGATCCCCTTCAGAATCTCGATGGAATCCTCAAGCGAAGGTGGGTCGACCTTTACCGACTGAAAGCGCCGATCAAGGGCACTGTCTTTCTCGATGTGTTTCCGGTACTCGGCAAGGGTGGTTGCACCAATGCACTGAAGCTCTCCACGGCTCAGTGCTGGCTTAAAGATGTTCGATGCATCCATAGCCCCTTCAGCGGCACCGGCGCCGACTATTGTGTGGAGCTCGTCAATAAACAGAATGATGTTACCGCATTTCCGGATCTCGTCCATCACTGCCTTGATCCGTTCTTCAAACTGGCCGCGGTATTTTGTCCCGGCTACCATCAGAGCAAGATCGAGGGTGATCACCTTCTTATCGAGGATGATCTCGGGTACTACGCCTGAGGAGATCTCCTGTGCCAAGCCCTCTACAATCGCGGTCTTCCCAACACCGGCTTCACCAATCAAAACCGGATTGTTTTTCGTCCTGCGGCACAGAATCTGAATGACCCGTCGGATTTCCTTTTCCCGACCTATGACGGGGTCGAGCTCTCCTTTTTTCGCCATCTCGGTCAGGTCTCGTCCAAAAGACTTCAGCGCTGGGGTTTTTACCTCCTTGCGGTCTTCCTGCGGGTTGCTTCCGACACCTGCCGGTTCGCCTCCAGCCTCTGGGTTGTCACTAAAGTTGGGGTCCAATTCGATCAGAATCTCATTCCGGCAGCGCTCAATATCCACGTCGAGTGATCTGAGAACCCGCGCGGCGACTCCGTCCCCTTCTCGCAGCAGTCCAAGCAAAATGTGCTCGGTTCCAACGTAACTGTGGTTGAGAGCCTTTGCCTCTTTGTTCGCAAGGGCTAGAACCTGCTTTACCCTCGGGGTATACGGAATGTTGCCGGTCGGTTTCGTCTCAGGACCTGTCCCCACTTGCTTCTCCACCGCACTGCGGACCGTGTCTAGACTCAAACCGAGCTTCTGCAGAACGTTCACCGCAACACCCTGTCCCAAATTGATCAGCCCAAGCAAAAGATGTTCCGTCCCCACATAGGTGTGGTGAAAACGATCTGCTTCCTTCCGCGCCAAAGCCAAAACCTGCTGCGCTCGAGGAGTGAAATTATTCATTGGCTCCATGAGTATCTTCTTATGTCTAGTTTCGTGTGAGTCAAAAGATTAGAATTCTTTGTCTCATGAGGTCAGGATGACGCCGCATCAAAGTCTGGTTCCGGGACCTCTGCAAATACGTTTCTCACTGAAGAAGCGCGAAGCGAATCTCTGGCTCCAGACCCCAGTTCTGACTCCGCAAGGTATTGGACATGAGCTGGTTGTGTCTCAATGAAAAGACGGTCGACTGAGAAACGAGTCTCCTCCGGAAACATTCCAAAGTCAGTTCCAAGACGAATGAGGGACAAAAGACTCATACCTTCACCGGAGCTTAAAAGATGCCCGTTCCGAAGAATTCCGTACGCCCTGCCAATCCTGTCAAGAATGCGGTTTCTATCGGTCTGGAGGAGGCGGATCCTCGCATTCTCTTCCTGGACACGCACCGTTTTCAAAACGTTTCGCAAGCGTTTGAGAATAGTCTCTTCCGCTTCGCCAAGCGTTTGTTGGTTAGAGATCTGAAACACGCTTCCCGAAGCGTCAGAGCCTTCTCCCAACCAACCGCGAACGACCAAGCCGATCTGGTTCACCGCACGGATCACTTTCTCCATGTTTTTCGTAATCACCAGCCCAGGTAGATGCATCATCACTGAAGCCCGCAGCCCCGTTCCCACATTAGACGGACATGCAGTCAAAAATCCCAGCTTGTCCGAAAAGGCGTAGTCAAGGCGCTCTTCCAAAGAGTCATCCAGGGAATTGATGAGCGTCCAGACCTTATCGAGATGAAAACCCGCGAGCATGGACTGAACTCGCAAATGGTCTTCCTCATTGATCATGACCGAGCAAGATTGATCCTTGTTGATTACAACCCCTGCTCCCGAATCCGAATCAATCAGCTCGCGGCTTACCAGATGGCGCTCCACGAGAATCTTTTTCTCCATCTCAGACAGGTCGCCCATCCGCAGAAGAAACGGCGACTCCATTCCATCAGCCCTCGGGATCGCTTCACTACAAATCTCAAAGACCTGTTCCCGGGCCTCGGGATCGGAGTGGTTGGGAAAAGAAAAACCAGCCAAATTACGCGCCAGCCGAATCCTTGTCATCAAAATGATCGGATCTGAAGACGTTGGCTGCCTCGTTAACTCGGCGTCCGTTTGTATCAATGAATCAATCTTCAGCTTCATCTAATTCTCCTCTCTCCAATCGTCTCAGTCGATCCCGATGAACCGCTGCATCTTCAAACCGTTCTTCTCGCACAGCGGACTCAAGCTCTTTTCGAGCCTCCGTCTTCAAACGCCCCGAAACAAGATCCTTTTCCCCATTAGCCGGTGCCTTGCCAGAGTGAACGAGCCCTGCTTGGATCTTTCGGAGAATATCAGGCACCACTTCTTCAAACGCATCATAACACTCCGGGCATCCAAAACGACCCGCTTTGTGAAATTGCTCGTCGTCGCAGCCGCACTGTGGGCACACGTGTTCGCCTCCCAGCTCAACCGGGGTTGCCGCAGATACTTCCTCGGCAAGTTTAGCAAACGGTTCCAAGTCGAAATCCGCGGCCATGCTATCCTTGAACTGGCAGTCCTCACAGAGGTCCACCTTCTTGATCTCTCCCCCTACAATTTGGGTAAGGTGAATGGTAGCGGTCTTCTCGCAGTGGATACACTTTTTTGCCTTTGCCATCTCTAAAAATCTACACGTTCGTGGTTCTCTTCAACTATCCGTTTCTGGAGCCTTTCGTCTAACGAGCAGAGCGTAACGGTAGAGCCCAGAAACCGTTTGTCCGGTTTCCCTCTCCGTTTTTTTGAGCGAACGACTGACCTTTTTTTTCCACGCCCGCAAGATAGTGCCACTTGTAAACGGGTCAAATGCGGGTGCCGTCTCCAAGAACACGCTCGTGGAAAGCGGCCAGCAGCTTCATCGTCAAATCGCCTGGTTCGCCAGTCCCAATCACCCGCGAATCCACCTCAACAACCGGGACAATTTCCGCCGCCGTCCCCGACACGAAACACTCGTCCGCCACCCAGACATCGTATCGTGTCAAATTCTTCTTTTCGATCTTGTATCCGAGGTCAGCAGCAATTTCCAAAACGACATCGCGTGTAATTCCCCGCAGGCTACCAGCAGCCGTATGAGGGGTCACCAGAACATCGCTCTGAAAAAGAAATAGGTTATCCCCGCTGCACTCGGCAACATAACCCTGCTCGTTGAGCATCAAGGCTTCCAGGTAGCCCATCGACTGCGCTTCAATCTTCGCGAGAATATTGTTCAGGTAGTTGAGGGACTTGATCATCGGTGGAAGGCCTGCGCCACTGGAACGACGAGTGGGAACCGTGATAATTTTCAGACCTTCTTCGTAATACTTAGCGGGAAACAACTCGATGCTATCGGCAATAATCACCAATCCCGAAGGACCACATCCATTGGGAGAGAGCCCAAGCGACCCAACTCCCCTCGTTACGATCAACCGGATGTAACCATCTGTAAGGCCATTGATCCGGCAACACTCGCAAACCAACTCACTCAGTTCACTCCGCGAAACCGGCACTTCGAGTAACAAAGCCTTAGCGGACTGCTCGAGGCGAACCAAGTGCTCTTCGAGTTTGAATACATTGCCTTGGTAGAGCCGAATCCCCTCAAAAACACCATCTCCGTAGAGAAAGCCATGGTCAAAGACCGAAACCTTTGCGTCTTCTTTCTCAACGAAGTCGCCGTTCAAATAAATCTTCATCTGCCAGC contains:
- a CDS encoding class I SAM-dependent methyltransferase; translated protein: MVRYIIPHSLPGERERLEMFASMLDTNLFFRLGEIGVKPGWKCLEAGAGIGTVSQWLSEQVGPKGEVTVSDLDTKFINELAGGNLKVRQLDLQTDFLGEGYDLIVTRNCLHHLPMRYDIISRMAEALNPGGWLVLEEPDFYPVHTTLNSAVQSFWTGFLEWSENRSVDYKIGRRLGPWLSEQGLVDISVNGDTKTFQGGSDLSKFWIQTYTELKSQLLSTGFLSEEVFDAAMAHFSDPKAWVTQCSFVIGAGKKRSS
- a CDS encoding ATP-dependent Clp protease ATP-binding subunit, whose protein sequence is MEPMNNFTPRAQQVLALARKEADRFHHTYVGTEHLLLGLINLGQGVAVNVLQKLGLSLDTVRSAVEKQVGTGPETKPTGNIPYTPRVKQVLALANKEAKALNHSYVGTEHILLGLLREGDGVAARVLRSLDVDIERCRNEILIELDPNFSDNPEAGGEPAGVGSNPQEDRKEVKTPALKSFGRDLTEMAKKGELDPVIGREKEIRRVIQILCRRTKNNPVLIGEAGVGKTAIVEGLAQEISSGVVPEIILDKKVITLDLALMVAGTKYRGQFEERIKAVMDEIRKCGNIILFIDELHTIVGAGAAEGAMDASNIFKPALSRGELQCIGATTLAEYRKHIEKDSALDRRFQSVKVDPPSLEDSIEILKGIRVKYEEHHKVEFTDEAIETATKLSDRYITGRFLPDKAIDVIDESGARARINSLKRPPEIEEFSDRIEGVCTRKEEAISAQNFEDAARFRDEEKRLRKEREEKLEEWKKSREEQQITVGEDDILHVVSDWTGIPLTRMEEKDSAKLLHLEKDLQEQVIGQDPATVAISRALRRSRADLKDPRRPIGSFMFLGPTGVGKTHLAKTLAESMFGSSDAIIQVDMSEYMEKFSVSRLIGSPPGYVGYEEGGQLTEAIRRRPYSVILLDEIEKAHPDVVQLLLQVLEEGRLTDSLGRKVDFRNTILIMTSNVGAEILQKNSSMGFGSEDTTADFEKARDRILDETKRLFKPEFLNRLNELIIFQPLDRAHMRAIVDLELGAVSKRLADRGITFELSDAAKDFLLEEGYDEKYGARPLRRAIERHIEDGLAESILAGSIKTGEPIQIDVDPDEKELTFRQETSSSV
- a CDS encoding serine protease encodes the protein MTEQLRFIGSLKHWLVPLVFVLTSYSYSLGEEGVFQEWTSIDGRVLEGRIVFRDGDSVRIERKDGREFLIPLDRFIEEDRERMRLWVPPEIMVPEPDNAVLVLETPTGRGSGFLVQEMGRVWVYTNQHVIGDAVNLNAFDINGEQVPLGDLELAVDRDLARFVTTVERGLKLAESGKTGDAIRVFGNSQGTGVITRDDGEILGISPLTIEVSSEIVSGNSGGPVLNEEGEAIGVSAFVKFGEYSSDATMEDTRYEKPRRFALRLDREIDFRKVSRDEFVETYKVFNNSTAVFDEGVALTSQILGDPFTRVMVGTIDSKELAEVAEDHNKDVAKFSALNYSGMPYRSKMKRVSGRLVDTLEDALGVCEESLKTAQFLFRDERFGWMSSELDRRQELLDRLKEVVVEVEDSF
- a CDS encoding protein arginine kinase — translated: MKLKIDSLIQTDAELTRQPTSSDPIILMTRIRLARNLAGFSFPNHSDPEAREQVFEICSEAIPRADGMESPFLLRMGDLSEMEKKILVERHLVSRELIDSDSGAGVVINKDQSCSVMINEEDHLRVQSMLAGFHLDKVWTLINSLDDSLEERLDYAFSDKLGFLTACPSNVGTGLRASVMMHLPGLVITKNMEKVIRAVNQIGLVVRGWLGEGSDASGSVFQISNQQTLGEAEETILKRLRNVLKTVRVQEENARIRLLQTDRNRILDRIGRAYGILRNGHLLSSGEGMSLLSLIRLGTDFGMFPEETRFSVDRLFIETQPAHVQYLAESELGSGARDSLRASSVRNVFAEVPEPDFDAASS
- a CDS encoding exosortase/archaeosortase family protein, which encodes MKALNTPDRSLSLLPLYLRSTGVLLIAMAVYLVFDQFKWWADREDYSFGFIVPFFVGYVVYERWPRIRAFLLKREWNGEVCSPVPSKEAPISVILVFLAWCTAFAGLGLFFLGGFLQAIANNPLVPGGQALAYGFAATCLSIAFVGAGWLNREPGTTVSAKQRFLFAGLFVFPALIWALSIPMFDFAERRVSLFLLNKVTIIVFNTFDILGIPLERQGNVLILEKGRVGVEEACSGIRSLMACLFAGSFLAAVFLNKWWKKILLVACAMLFAFIMNIFRSLFLTTWAHLYGSDAIAGTVHDVTGYAVLGFTCVGLLILLPLFNLRLNLETFTEDDPDDGKDPTSSEQPKT
- a CDS encoding porin, giving the protein MKNKTKILGILTAGALLGASSSAFADEQLLDVLVSNGFITEAQAESMKGSSDKDAVYVTPKRSDVKKLAIRGRAQWQFGYVSPDSDIEGAPTNDYSTFEIRRLRIGTQGALFQNLSFDIRANVLPEGADLDTAELVYTGLEGIDIGVGKTKPAIGMEESTSSTDILTVERSYPANFFAVDKNVGIWAEGDAGPVGLNVGIFNGENENENALDSDNDSHFLYILRAGFDAGDYLPDDMEGGIFFETVQNQDNDSEEAYQFEQAYSIGAEIEVGPFGLMGNYLWGTLTEDDNDVFGFVVMPWFYVTEKLQLVAQYNYLESDEGNAIGVQSRYIGRAAIDDQSDVDADEGNEWQAVYLGANYYIAGNNLKLMGGVEWAELTNTDDVTAVEAITVYGALRMRF
- the glgA gene encoding glycogen synthase GlgA gives rise to the protein MRILMISPEVSPFIKEGGLADVVGALPKALAALGHDVRVVCPRHGGLSVESSWNRRDGILFVPSGFETHYAAVWETFLDDRGQVPLYFIEYEQFFARGEVYHGPWGAHEDNGERFAFFARASLEICSFLGWIPDVVHCHDWTTCLVPVYLNTLYRGIPLARTASVLTIHSLEHQGHFPYSVFPYTGLPESVFREDGLESYGGMNWMKGGLYHATKITTVSPTYAEEIRSPEGGFGLDSVLRFKGGDLIGVLNGIDTEVWNPEVDPFLKDHYFSFEDLTGKRRLKALLQRRLGLELRDDIPLFGVVSRLFHQKGLDLLASVVERMVDQGRMQLAILGSGEAWEERCFQEAASRHPGLISATIGFDEALAHEIIAGSDFFIMPSRFEPCGLGQQYAMRYGTIPVVRRTGGLADTVVPYRTDGATGFLFDDPHPRPLLEKILEATTLWKHAPEEIKTLQENGMKRDASWASSAKDYENVYQWAVEAKK